A region of Antedon mediterranea chromosome 8, ecAntMedi1.1, whole genome shotgun sequence DNA encodes the following proteins:
- the LOC140056635 gene encoding uncharacterized protein: protein MSPLSILFVLLVWITTVLATSKSTYPWPNFHRQVTQIPKLHERLLQNFKTIEPKLPMEMVLLRPCLQNPCLNGGRCTYNTQHGVRCLCTHFYVGDNCEHRLPPPSNVTMTRASPDSVTISWTGPKVPIDISGFRIQYNMFGEGYTKHSQLIHPNVFNYSIMGLLPRTQYTVCVNIVLKNITMREAILRDQCVEVMTTNEYIANLDWKTVTVLVAILVFIFASILIIALMIQRRRLLKYYLRTVKITPAPVELMKKIEITKVTQPSVVSNTLPMHTKTVCNNDLPVFRRAQTQTCNLDRVDLVHQHTQTPPIVERHNKPSRGKNLSSCSGYSSNSSSSSSSMRYGNNYTPCPSRPPVIPDHININMEERKMAFTVATNDDTTQRKLCRSIKAQHTATFATTARFLSNRENEDSDNEGTVPYFLPRFNTSYQTNSFHGMLE from the exons ATGTCAccattatctattttatttgtcCTCCTTGTCTGGATAACTACTGTACTGGCAACATCAAAG AGCACATACCCATGGCCAAACTTTCATCGACAAGTGACTCAAATACCAAAATTACATGAACGTTTATTGCAAAACTTTAAGACGATCGAACCAAAACTTCCAATGGAGATGGTTTTGTTGAGGCCTTGCTTACAAAACCCGTGTCTCAACGGTGGAAGATGTACGTATAACACGCAACATGGCGTCCGTTGCTTGTGCACTCACTTCTACGTTGGTGACAATTGCGAACATCGACTTCCACCACCATCGAATGTGACAATGACAAGGGCGTCACCTGATTCGGTGACAATATCGTGGACAGGGCCTAAAGTACCAATTGACATATCTGGATTTCGGATACAGTATAACATGTTTGGCGAGGGATACACCAAGCATAGTCAATTAATACACCCTAACGTGTTCAACTATTCTATCATG GGTCTGCTACCTCGAACCCAGTACACTGTTTGTGTAAACATTGTTCTTAAAAACATCACAATGCGGGAGGCAATTTTACGAGACCAATGCGTTGAAGTGATGACAACAAACGAATATATTGCTAACCTTGACTGGAAGACTGTCACAGTTTTAGTCGCCATCTTAGTTTTTATTTTCGCTTCGATACTTATCATCGCTTTGATGATCCAACGCCGAAGATTACTGAAATATTATCTACGAACCGTGAAAATTACTCCCGCACCGGTAGAGCTTATGAAGAAGATTGAAATAACTAAAGTAACACAGCCAAGCGTTGTTTCCAATACTCTACCAATGCACACGAAGACTGTTTGCAATAATGACTTGCCGGTGTTTCGCAGGGCACAAACGCAAACATGCAATTTGGATCGAGTTGATCTCGTTCATCAACATACGCAGACGCCCCCAATTGTAGAACGACATAATAAACCAAGTCGTGGGAAAAATTTAAGTTCGTGCAGTGGGTATTCGTCAAATTCATCTAGTTCATCTTCTTCAATGCGCTACGGAAATAATTATACACCATGTCCGAGTAGACCGCCGGTGATACCTGATCATATAAACATTAACATGGAGGAGAGAAAGATGGCGTTCACCGTTGCCACTAACGACGACACAACACAAAGAAAACTGTGCAGATCAATAAAAGCACAACATACAGCGACATTTGCAACAACTGCACGATTCCTATCGAATAGGGAAAATGAGGATAGTGATAATGAAGGGACTGTACCATACTTTTTACCACGATTCAATACATCATATCAAACAAACAGTTTTCATGGAATGCTGGAATAA